A genomic window from Gemmatimonadaceae bacterium includes:
- a CDS encoding NADH-quinone oxidoreductase subunit H: protein MTPSLWPDLAITLVFIGYAMVMLLSFGGLLTWVERKQSAVMADRVGANRAYIRIPFTKIKLVWLGLFHGMADGAKMLLKENFKPKAHDKVGYFLAPFIVFSPVLLVFAVVPFGGTIVPGQLIPALAGWFGDRAYPMQIATLDAGLLVVFAFSGLTIIGAMLAGWASENKFSLLGGLRAGSQMISYELVMGLTIMGLILVYGTVDLGAIVQRQSGTLFGVLPAWGIFYQPVAAFLFLTAAIAENKRIPFDLPEAESELIAGYFTEYSAMKLGLFMFSEFIQIAVVGALFATLFLGGYNLPFMTDAGFTLPGGTVIALSQQIRVPLQLLTFLGKVAFMCVLQIQIRWTLPRFRYDQMLGLSWKLLLPLSLANLVATVVGVYVTGGAA, encoded by the coding sequence ATGACCCCGAGTCTGTGGCCCGATCTCGCCATCACGCTGGTCTTCATCGGCTACGCGATGGTGATGCTGCTCAGCTTTGGTGGCCTGCTCACCTGGGTCGAGCGCAAGCAGAGTGCGGTGATGGCCGATCGTGTCGGCGCCAACCGGGCCTACATCCGCATCCCCTTCACCAAGATCAAGCTGGTCTGGCTGGGGCTGTTCCACGGCATGGCCGACGGCGCGAAGATGCTCCTCAAGGAGAACTTCAAGCCCAAGGCGCACGACAAGGTCGGCTACTTCCTCGCGCCGTTCATCGTGTTTTCGCCGGTGCTGCTGGTGTTCGCGGTGGTGCCGTTCGGCGGGACGATCGTGCCGGGGCAGTTGATCCCGGCGCTGGCCGGGTGGTTTGGCGATCGGGCGTATCCGATGCAGATCGCGACGCTCGATGCCGGGTTGCTCGTGGTGTTCGCCTTCAGCGGGCTCACGATCATCGGCGCGATGCTCGCTGGCTGGGCGTCGGAGAACAAGTTCTCGCTGCTCGGTGGCCTGCGTGCGGGATCGCAGATGATTTCGTATGAGCTCGTGATGGGGCTGACCATCATGGGGCTCATCCTCGTGTACGGCACGGTGGATCTGGGGGCCATCGTGCAGCGGCAGTCGGGCACGCTCTTCGGCGTGCTGCCGGCGTGGGGCATCTTCTACCAGCCGGTGGCGGCGTTTCTGTTCCTCACGGCGGCGATCGCCGAGAACAAGCGCATTCCGTTCGACCTGCCGGAAGCCGAGTCGGAACTGATCGCCGGCTACTTCACGGAATACAGCGCGATGAAGCTCGGGCTCTTCATGTTCTCCGAGTTCATCCAGATCGCGGTCGTGGGCGCGCTCTTCGCGACGCTCTTCCTGGGCGGCTACAACCTGCCGTTCATGACCGACGCCGGCTTCACGCTCCCCGGCGGGACGGTGATTGCCCTGAGCCAGCAGATTCGCGTGCCGCTGCAGCTGCTGACGTTCCTGGGCAAGGTCGCCTTCATGTGTGTGCTGCAGATCCAGATTCGCTGGACGCTGCCGCGCTTCCGGTATGACCAGATGCTCGGCCTGAGTTGGAAACTCTTGCTCCCGCTGTCGCTCGCGAATCTCGTGGCGACGGTGGTGGGCGTGTATGTGACGGGAGGGGCGGCATGA